In one window of Coregonus clupeaformis isolate EN_2021a unplaced genomic scaffold, ASM2061545v1 scaf0366, whole genome shotgun sequence DNA:
- the LOC121563772 gene encoding apoptosis-associated speck-like protein containing a CARD gives MSKTVGDTLIGVLDDLEEAELKRFRRKLCDRKQEPKVRKGNVENADPVDLVDLLTRTFTEDGALNVAIEVLGAINCQNVAEELLEFKKSQGSCVTSGAAMASAPGPKNMIKDKHFVDHHRTALIDRVTQVEPILDRLLEKEIITANAYSDVRAEKTNQKRMRELFDGPLKACGTKGKDIFLDILIALEPWLIIDLKGE, from the exons ATGTCGAAAACCGTTGGCGATACATTAATTGGTGTCCTTGATGACTTGGAAGAGGCTGAATTGAAGAGGTTCAGACGTAAACTCTGTGACCGCAAGCAGGAACCAAAAGTTCGCAAGGGTAATGTTGAGAACGCGGACCCAGTGGATTTGGTAGACCTTCTGACCCGTACTTTCACTGAAGACGGGGCTCTGAATGTGGCTATAGAGGTCTTGGGTGCAATTAACTGCCAGAATGTCGCAGAGGAACTGCTAGAATTCAAGAAAT CTCAAGGATCTTGCGTAACATCGGGTGCTGCAATGGCAAGTGCACCTGGACCAAAGAACATGATCAAAG ACAAACACTTTGTGGACCATCACCGGACGGCCCTGATCGACAGAGTGACCCAGGTGGAACCCATCTTGGATAGACTCCTGGAGAAGGAAATCATCACCGCAAATGCCTACAGTGACGTGAGGGCTGAAAAAACCAACCAGAAAAGAATGAGGGAGCTCTTCGATGGCCCTTTGAAAGCATGTGGGACCAAAGGCAAAGATATATTCTTAGATATCCTGATAGCTCTGGAGCCATGGCTAATCATTGACCTGAAAGGGGAATAA
- the LOC121563773 gene encoding LOW QUALITY PROTEIN: protein c-ets-1-B (The sequence of the model RefSeq protein was modified relative to this genomic sequence to represent the inferred CDS: inserted 1 base in 1 codon), translating to MYWDTILKSNERNIDTKDSKIKMEMYQAGYYMEDFRTQEVPAGFDFASYDYSDEDLSFLLDGKRPGQQQQYPESYGEPQKNPRPYDNKVTSSDSVLFNLDSYPEFNCWASYPSAQSGQFSPGMEDASTSNSFLAGKGTSHRGTPSTVSLDHLGEAEQSHSGGKLYDSEAQKRSSSFWPDYPSPSYGAPLPPPHHPPSCSSIPGPHQPSEQYCHRVAKRKSTHSQRPEREGGQVMGMSAYPGSGPIQLWQFLLELLLDSACCTFICWTGDGWEFKMSDPAEVAKRWGQCKNKPKMNYEKLSRGLRYYYHKNIIHKTTGKRYVYRFVCDVQGMLGKTAQEVLVGLNILPTDIESSXAGLGAPVSSPESSEAWASQ from the exons ATGTACTGGGATACCATCCTGAAATCCAACGAGAGAAACATAGACACCAAAGACTCTAAAATAAAG ATGGAGATGTACCAAGCTGGATATTATATGGAAGACTTCAGGACACAGGAAGTCCCTGCTGGTTTTGACTTTGCATCATATG ACTACAGTGATGAAGACCTGTCTTTTCTATTAGACGGTAAAAGACctgggcagcagcagcagtatccAGAGAGTTACGGAGAGCCGCAGAAGAATCCACGTCCGTACGACAACAAAG TAACCTCCAGTGACTCTGTCCTGTTCAACCTGGATTCATACCCAGAGTTTAACTGTTGGGCGTCATACCCAAGTG CCCAGAGTGGACAGTTCAGCCCAGGCATGGAGGATGCCAGCACCAGCAACTCCTTCCTCGCTGGAAAAGGAACGAGCCACAGAGGGACCCCCAGCACTGTCAGCCTGGACCACCTCG GTGAAGCTGAGCAAAGCCACTCAGGTGGAAAACTGTACGACTCAGAAGCACAGAAGAGGTCCTCCTCCTTCTGGCCGGACTACCCCTCTCCCAGCTATGGCGCACCCCTGCCGCCTCCTCACCACCCTCCATCTTGTTCCTCAATCCCTGGACCACACCAGCCCTCAGAGCAGTACTGCCACCGTGTGGCCAAACGCAAAAGTACACACTCCCAAAGACCCGAGAGGGAAGGAGGACAAGTGATGGGAATGTCAGCTTATCCAG GATCAGGGCCCATCCAATTGTGGCAGTTCTTACTGGAGCTGCTTTTAGACTCCGCCTGCTGTACCTTCATCTGCTGGACAGGAGACGGCTGGGAGTTCAAGATGTCAGACCCAGCAGAG GTGGCCAAGCGTTGGGGCCAGTGTAAGAACAAGCCCAAGATGAACTACGAGAAGCTGAGCCGCGGCCTGCGTTACTACTACCACAAGAACATCATCCACAAAACGACGGGCAAGCGCTACGTCTACCGCTTCGTCTGTGATGTGCAGGGGATGCTGGGAAAGACGGCACAGGAGGTCCTGGTCGGTCTGAACATTTTACCCACGGATATAGAGTCAT TAGCAGGCCTGGGGGCACCAGTATCATCACCAGAGTCTAGCGAAGCATGGGCGTCGCAGTAG